In Strix aluco isolate bStrAlu1 chromosome 17, bStrAlu1.hap1, whole genome shotgun sequence, the genomic stretch GGCGGGGCAGAGCGGCCCCGGCCGCGCCTGGGGGGGACAGCGCCCCCACCGCCCGGGAGGGCCgctcgcccccgccgccgccaccgccgccttGAGGGGGCGCGCGGGAGCTGCCCCGGCGCCGGCCCCTCGTGACGGCAGCGCGTCACCGTGTCACCGTGTGCCGGGACCAGCACCGCAGGCTGAGGCCACCCGAGCGCCCGCACAGGCCGCCTGTACCTGAAGATGCCACCATGGGCCCAGGCCAGGCCGGCGCTGCCTGCGAGCACCTGGGGCCTGCAAATTGAGGCCTGTAACAAGTAGTGACAAGAGAAGCGTTCCATTGTACCTTCTGTGGGCATGCTGCATACACAGCTgaagtctcaaagggggaaatattaagaaattcgTTTACCAATATTTAACTTAGCGTTTAACTAAGCATGTCCAGCGAAgagcaacggagctggtgcagggtctggagcacaggtctgatggggagcggctgagggaactgggggggtttagtctggagaagaggaggctgaggggagacctcatggccctctacaactgcctgaaaggagggtgcagagaggggggatgagtctctttaaccaaggaaccagcgccaggacaagagggaatggcctcaagctgcgccagggcagggtcagactggctcttaggaaggatttctttgcagaaggggctgttgggcgttggaatgggctgcccagggcagggggggagtccccatccctggaggggttgaagagttgggtcgacccagcgctgagggatctggtgtagttgggatctgtcagtgctgggttaacagttggactggatgatcttggaggtcctttccaaccgagatgattctgtgattctgtatttaacaaggcctgagtgattaaagcCTACAGAGAAGacatcctaaccttgagaatagacacatcctggcagaaatgctcaaataAAGCGGGTAAGAGAGAACAGCCTGGCTggacaacagagctgggaaacatccaaggagaagaaattgtcctcaaaagactcgtgaccataaaagggaaaaaggagtagggggttAACTCCCCAAATAACCACCGACGACCACCCGAGACCCCCACGCATGTGCAGTGTAGTTTTGCAATGCCAGCgttatgtaaatgtagtagacaggcagaaaggtggagacttcttggaaaatgtatgaatattcgtGTCTTTAAGGTACACAagggatgaacttttgttttagtgtgtgcacgttaggtggaatgatcccccgtgcacccagcgctgcaataaagaacgcctgctttctaaaacttcaaactaagtcttagagggttcttttgagaccaaatttacgGTAACAACGCTGCCGCGGGCCGCCGCCACCTGTGCGCAGACACAATCCACAGCCAGATGCTGCCCACCCACGTGCAGACACACCATCCCTGTTCAGCCTGCGTCCAAGCACCAGCTTTGCGCTGGCACCGTCTGTGTACAACAGCACGCGGCTGTACACCTGTGTGCAGGCACACCGCCCGGGATCCAGCTGCCACCCCAGTGCCTCAGCGTGCCACTCGTGTCCAGGGGCCACCCATGTCCAGGTGCCACGTGTTCAGATATGACCTTCGCGCCGACAGCACCCGCGTGGTGATCCCACCCCTGTGCAGACACCGCTTACGTGCCAATGTCAACCACAGGCAGATGCCAACCAGGTGCCCAGACACGCCACCCGTATCCCCTCCTGGCAgggcacagctcagcacagagGGGCCCTGGCCACGCCCAGGGAGCTCACCTCCCCACGAGGGACCCAACACAGCTCTTTCCAGCAAAACAGctcctttatttttaacattaccCTGCCTTTGACCATTTAATTTTCAGCACATGCACACAGGGAGAGGAATTGCACAGTACAAAGAGAACCTGGGTTCACCCTGAAGACCTCAGCAGCCAGTTTCCAGCTGTAGCCGTGGTTTTGCTGTATGTTCGGGGGGGAATGGTTCCTTCCCAAATGGGTAAAAAGAACATAGAAGTGTGGATTGTGTTTatgtcattttctctctcctgtcatgATCTTGTAATTGAAAATTTGAACAGTACTTGCTAATCTCATCTGAATCAATTATCTGCATATATTAGAAACAGCACAGACACCTTTTAATAGGAACAAGATTAATTTGCCACCCATATTTTGATTTCAAGTCCCAGATATGATGATTGGTGGGGAAAAGCAACCACTTGAAAATAAGACCAAAGGACACTTCGAGGCCCGGTCAGAGTTCAAACCGACTGTGTATATGTTTAGATTTTAACTTGTTGTACTTGGTGATCAGATCCAGCTTACTGTGCCCGAGAGTCATTCTCTTCTCAGCCCCGTATGCGCTGTTCTTTTCCATCAGCATGTCCTCAGGGAGTTTGTCATAGCAAGGAACTACAGGCTTTTTATCTCGTTTTAGCTGGTTGTATGGGGACAGCAGGTCCAATTTTCCTTGTCCAGGACTCCGTCTTTTTTCCATCCCATCAAAAGTGTTGTCATTTTCTGCTGTCGGTTCCCTGGAGGTAGCAGCAGGCCCTATCTGCTTCATGCTTGTCCCATTGCTACTGGCACCCTCAGAAAGGGACTGCAATGTCTGCTCCTGCTGTCTTAGtggggagcagtggctgctgTTAGCCTTACTGTCCCCTTGATAACTAGGTTTATTGGAGCTCAGGGCAGGGGAAGGCTCTGGCTGCAAGAATGTCCTTGCTGTCATAAGATTTGATTTGTGATACAAGGCTGGGGTGGGTTTATTTGGAGGACTGTTCGCTGAGTCCGGTGGCTCTCCTGGCTGCTTAGGGCAAGTGGGCTTCAGAGATATGTCTTCCTTCCCCTTATTACCAGAATCAGAGCTTGAATCTTGCTTTTCCTGGTGTACGTTGCAGCTGGAGTTTTTCAGAAAGGGAGACACTTTTACGCTTCTGATGCTTAGATTGGAAAGGCTGCTGGAGGGGCTCAAGGTTTCAGCATCGTTCACCTGTGGGGGTTTTAAAAGGGAGTTGGCAGCTGTAGAGGTATTCTGAGAAGAGGAGCTCGGTCCAGGATCTGGCACACAGAAGCTGGTCACTGCTCTGGACTCTGCATACAGGTACCGAAATTCCTTTTCAAACTCCGCAACAATTTGACCACGGAAGTGGGTCACCAGGCTGGTGTGGACTTGGCTGCAAAGCCAGGTgaaactgcaaaaaaaagcaaaaaaaaggcaaaaaaagcacatGTAACTTTAGTTCACGGAGTGCCAAGACACCTAGCATTGATTTTAACATTTGAGTGATGTATTGCTACCCAATTTATGTCATTAAAACTTTCTCTGAAGTATGCAAGTCTGAGATTACTAGTAGAGATGAACGTACTCATTACATAATTACAGAACAACCCTAAAACGGTCATTTAATTTCAGCTCAGTGACATAGCAAACTGTATGAAGATATAAACAATGAACAAGAAATATCAGCTGGTTTTCTTCAGCCTTATGAAGGATGTAGAGCAGCAATTGGTCCCTGCCTAAAAAGCATAGCAGCATGTTTTCaggccttttcttctccagcttcCTCTTGCCAGCGTGCTCTGCCCACAAGCAAGGAACCATTGTTTCCCGTTCCCTGTTAGGTCCGTGTGATGGAGAGGAGGAGCTCACCCTCTGTGGGCAGGCTTGTCAGTCCCTGCAGGGCAGGTACCGTGGTGTGCGTGGTTCCTATTAAGCAGGCAGGGGCAAGCAGAGCTCCGACTGCCTGGAGATGGTGTGGTTATGGGACAGTGAGAGACGAAGCACGGGGCACTGAAGGGCTCTTTCTGCCCAACTTGTATTGCAGACTTTCTAGCTCAGCATTGGCTAGCACAGTCCACTGCAACCACACCTTCCACAGAGGGCGAGGAGACTGTTTGGGGGCATCTCAAGGCATGCCTGctctcctgctctcttccctTGCCTTGGCAGGAGCTACCTTCTCATGTCTTTAACATCTGCAACATGGGATGGACTTGAAGGAGCCGCTTAGACAGACAGGAGGGTGAGGAATGGAGATCTTGGGCACTGCCTTgaggagcagaggtctccagAGCCCCACAGGAATACCTCAGGACAGGAAGGGTGATGATGTTTTCCATAAGTATTGCTGTGAGATTGCCCAGCCTCTATCTTTTCCTTGCCATCCAGTTAAGAGATGCATGGTGTTAGAAGTTCACAAGTATATTGCTCAGCAAGTCCAGTCCCTGCTTGTGCAGTACTTTGTCTTGAGATCTTTTACGGGAGGATGTTATGTTCCACCTTAAAACAAATTAGGTTTTGCCCCAGCTGGGGAAGAACTTTCACTGATTGCCACTCTGCATATTTTCCTTATCTGTTTAACCCTACCTGTTGTTTGTGTCAAAACTATAACTTAATTAGCTCCCCCCCATATATCTACAGATAGTGGCCACATTTCTCCTCCTAATCTTCATTTTCCTAGATTAAACAGGGAAGCTCCTTTTACAGAGTTGGCTCCCCAGGCTCCTGGTCATCCTAGTCATCAGCTGCTTCTTTTATTCTTCCTATAGTCAATCCACATTAGCAGACTAATTGTGCTAAATAAAAGAGAACCTACAGCTTAGGGCTGTACTAGCAGCTGCTAAAGCAAGATACTGGCTTTTCAAGAGCAGGATGAAATCACAGAAACTACAGGACAGCAATTGTAATGGGAGATTCCAATTATTCTCAAGCAAATGTAATTTCAGGACAAGATACTGGCACTATGCTTTGGGACCTCATCAGTGTTTACTTCACAAGACAGCTCTTTGGGAACTTTTATCAGGAAAAACAGCTCTTGGCTTGTTCCTGAGCAGTATGCAGTTGTTATGGTTCACAATGTTGTTCTGAAGAAAGTAGTATACTTACACTCAGCATACACACGCCCCAAAGAGCAACATCAAATGAAAAGATCAATACTATTCTGCTTAATATCAAACCAGGTAAATTAAGTAAGAATGAAGAAGTAGTAAAAGAATGAAAGACCTTTGCAAGTGGCATGAAGACTGTTCAGAAATACCATATCAGAGGCTCAAAGTAAATGCATACAATTTCACAGAGAGACATGAGAAAGAGAACCAGAAAATAGCTGGGATGGCTAAGGGACAGAAGAGAAGCTATTAAGACCAGAAAGCTCATCTTTCAAAGAGGTTGGGTCACTCATTGCAAAAGGCATAAGAAATAATATTCAGAGCTCTGTGGGGCCAGCACATGGTCCCTGTGTAATAGGAGCGCTCAGATAATTCCTCTGCATCAGTGCTTATTGTACAGGAGCTTGGGATGATCCCTGCCCTGAACCCACCTTTATATAAAGCATAAGGGAGGATCAGTCTCATGTTGAAATCTCTGTAGAAGAGATTAGAAAACATATCAACAAAGCAGATAGTAACAAACTGGCAGGACCAGGTAATGTTAATTCACGAGTGCCAAAGGAATGCAAGGATGAAATAGCTCAACAACTAACCAGGATGTGTTATCTCTCACTTGAAAGTGCCTTGGTTATCAGAAGAGTGGAAGGTAGCTAATatgctataatttttttaatgttccagaCCATTAATTCTCATAACTGCACAACACAAATTAGTAGAGACTCTTCTAAAGAATACAATTAATGGCCATATAGGTAAATATGATATAATAGGAAAGACAGCTTTTGCAAAGGGAAGTTATCTCTCACAAAGCTGTGAGAGTTCTTTGAAGAAATCCAAGAGTCCAGACAGGAGATTTTGGGTAGCCTGTATCGACACTTTCAGAGGCATCTATCCCAGGGGCACTGCCTGGCTCCCAGGAGTGCTGGTGTTCCCATCCACGTTCCTTACAGCTATTACCCTTCCACACAGGAGTGCTGCATCTGCACTGCACAGTGCTCAGACGTACCCCAACTCAGGACCTACTCCTGAGGACACTCACACATACGCTTGTGTTCACTTCAACTCCTCAAAACCACAAATGTGCTCAGAGGGCTGCGCACCCTCTCCTCTGGAGGGGCAGGCTTGCATCCCTCACACTGCCCACGTTGTCCCAGGAACTGTGAGAGGCCCCTGGGCAGCCGGGTGGAGGATGATGCCTGCCATCCCTTCACCCAGCCTGGCACTGCTGTTGCCAGCAGACCTGGAAACAGGCTGTGTGAATGGTCACGTTTGCCTCCTCGTTCTGGCTAGGAGGTCTCACGTCTCAGACTCTAATGGTCTAGCAGGAACATCACAACAGCTACCCATCAAGGCCTCTAGTAGGAAGTGAACAACAGGTTTTGCTcaggttttccttccttccccagacTTCCACCTTCTGCCTTCTCGCAGCACCCTCTGACCCCAGTACTGCCTCCTTAGGGAAACGCACGAGAGGTTTCCACAATAGGATGATGTGGCCTTGGCAACCGTGGCTATTCCCATCACTACAAACTGACAAAGGTCCATGAACGGCACGGAGGAAATAGCCAGGAAGTGATCATTCTTGGTCTTTTCTGgtataaaaatcacagaatcaccgaatccttcgggttggaaaagcccctcgggatcatcgagtccaaccctcagcccgactctacaaagttctcccctaccccacatccccccacagctcatccaaacggcccttaaacacccccagggagggggactccaccccctccctgggcagcctgttccatgCAGCACTGAATGAAGTTAACAGGTTACAAATTCCATACAGACAAGAAGAGGGACTTCCTTGCACAACACAACACACAGGCGAGCTGGGCAGCTGCTCACCTCAGGCCACTGCGGACGCTGGAAGCTCACCCAAGTTTCTAAAAGCGGTAGGACTTTCCTGCCATTATTTTTTCCGTAACAAACTGCTGCACGCAGAGATCCCGCACCCAGTTCTGAATCACCCTGGGGCACAAATTCCAGGAGTAGCTGTAGGCTCGGAGCCCTGCCCTGCTTGCAGCCCCCGCGGGGGCAGCCCCTGCAGCTCAGCCTTTGGCCAGGAGATGGAGCCGCAGCACCCCCGCACAGGACTGGCAGTTCTTACACTCGGCTTCTCCGCTTCCCCTATTTCCAACTGAGGAGATACCAATTTGCAGCAGAAtgttttttgcttctttcagtAGTTTCTCTTactcatttttattgcttttctgtcactttggctcaaagcctttcttttctttccgTATGCCAATACAAACCTCTGTGTACCATTTTTGTCCATTGCTAAATGTAGATATTACTAGACCTTTAACTTCAAGTGACATTTTCTTTGATAAGATGTCAATAATCTGACTTTATTATAGTAAGCTCTTTAAGCTTGCTTCCAATGCACTTGAAATCATTTCCACGCCtcatttttcatcttcatcttGATTACAAACAGTGCAATGTATTCAGTTAGTTTGGGCATCCCATCTCAGTTCTCTCTTATCTCTTATTCATCCTTACAGCAGCATGCCttgtctctgtcttctggattcattttttatttatacaccTGAGgacttcttcctctctgctttggTGTGCTCTGCAACATTATATATAACTTTTCTTCTGGCAATGCTCACTTTATTGCTACACTTATCAGCCTGGGGTTTCCTTGCTGATACACTACGCTTTCCATTCCTTATGCATTCACTTTCTGCttaattataatttctttctTGAGGTAACTGTTCATCGAGTTAGATCTGGAACTTTCTCTTAAaagctctttcctcctccttgggACATGGATACCTGAGAGTATGAgcacttttcttttaaagaaattccACGCCTCCTCCAGCTTCAAACCCATGTAGCTTTACCTGTCCATTACCAAATACTTAtgtagttattttttcttctgtactgaGGCCAGGTGCAGAGCTTTTGTAACCCTCTCAactttcttctctcatttttcagtTGTGTCAGCTTCAACCCCAAGTCTTGAGTTTCTTTCACTACAATATAGCAATCAATGAGCTCCTTCCTCTCTGTGCCAGTGGCGGGACACATACTGATACTTTGGCCACCTTCCATTTTGAGCTGAGAAATTTAATCTCCTCTAAGGCAACTCAAACAGCCACGT encodes the following:
- the FAM83C gene encoding protein FAM83C — translated: MFNYLAVEVRPQFHRSYGGQQAVSGPLKSRLEQLKKPWWREPTPLVLQHSETARLAIDAFLEQGERGYLSAITEERELPFLSTLDMEYMSHQRNQSFPDPNAMKDKEADPGDADTGDRSSVNSELTSGTYFPLMSDVHPPELELGWPGMPLLTVSGLTQATVIFQRNKANSIKDLLRSLISRARTVIAIVMDLFTDMEILCDLLEASSRRHVPVYLILDEKYLKHFVEMCNKMALTQDNFPNMRVRCLSGDTYYSKAGKKFAGQVLEKFILIDCDQVLAGTYSFTWLCSQVHTSLVTHFRGQIVAEFEKEFRYLYAESRAVTSFCVPDPGPSSSSQNTSTAANSLLKPPQVNDAETLSPSSSLSNLSIRSVKVSPFLKNSSCNVHQEKQDSSSDSGNKGKEDISLKPTCPKQPGEPPDSANSPPNKPTPALYHKSNLMTARTFLQPEPSPALSSNKPSYQGDSKANSSHCSPLRQQEQTLQSLSEGASSNGTSMKQIGPAATSREPTAENDNTFDGMEKRRSPGQGKLDLLSPYNQLKRDKKPVVPCYDKLPEDMLMEKNSAYGAEKRMTLGHSKLDLITKYNKLKSKHIHSRFEL